One Bacteroidota bacterium genomic window carries:
- a CDS encoding MFS transporter, whose amino-acid sequence MNPQIKLSFREKVGYALGDTGANIAWRPLVSFLPFFYTDVFVLPAAAVTWLLLIPRLSDGITDLIMGTIADRTQTRWGKFRPWMLWSALPFGLLLALTFTTPGFGQGGKLIWAYSTYILLTLAYTANNVPYNALMGVMTSDLQERTKLSAYRFFGAFAGGAIAYFLIDYLVAFLGNGNTTKGYQYTFFVFAFMLTAFSLITFFSTKERVKVVQERNSSLRNDVQQLFRNRSWLILILVGFLFLIFNSIKQGTAVYYFAHYAKQPGLGGIYLGVLVLVSMAATLVTPFLTRLLGKKQLFLLAMIFSGLLTLLLYFAEPDDIWYVFIIGNISEFAAAILPVLFFSMLGDSADYSEWKNNRRATGLVYSAGTFAMKSGGAVAGAIMLMILSIYGYTEGGHVQSPEALIGIKLNMSVVPVVFIALACVVMMFYPLSKQLMEQVENELQQRRNNLNLNN is encoded by the coding sequence ATGAACCCTCAGATAAAGCTTAGTTTTCGCGAAAAGGTTGGTTATGCCCTTGGAGATACAGGCGCTAATATTGCCTGGCGACCCCTGGTGTCGTTTCTGCCTTTTTTTTATACCGATGTATTTGTATTGCCAGCAGCTGCTGTTACCTGGTTGTTATTAATTCCGCGTTTAAGCGATGGAATTACCGATTTGATTATGGGCACTATTGCCGACCGAACCCAAACTCGTTGGGGCAAGTTCAGGCCATGGATGTTATGGTCGGCATTACCATTCGGATTATTACTGGCACTTACTTTTACAACTCCCGGCTTTGGGCAGGGTGGTAAACTAATTTGGGCGTACTCGACCTATATTTTGTTAACCCTCGCCTACACTGCCAACAACGTGCCCTATAATGCCCTTATGGGTGTTATGACCTCAGACTTACAGGAGCGAACTAAATTGTCGGCCTACCGTTTTTTTGGTGCCTTTGCTGGTGGGGCCATTGCCTATTTTCTAATTGATTACCTGGTTGCGTTTTTAGGCAATGGCAATACCACCAAAGGCTATCAGTATACTTTTTTTGTATTTGCATTCATGTTGACAGCATTCTCGCTTATTACTTTCTTCTCGACTAAAGAACGAGTTAAAGTTGTTCAGGAAAGAAATTCATCGCTTCGAAATGATGTTCAACAGCTTTTTAGAAACCGTTCGTGGCTGATTCTTATTTTGGTAGGGTTTCTGTTTCTTATTTTTAATTCTATAAAGCAAGGAACCGCGGTATATTATTTTGCACACTATGCCAAACAACCCGGACTTGGGGGCATTTACCTCGGTGTGCTGGTTTTGGTTTCGATGGCTGCTACCCTTGTAACTCCTTTTCTTACTAGGCTTTTAGGTAAAAAACAATTGTTTTTACTAGCAATGATTTTTTCCGGTTTGCTAACCTTACTCTTGTATTTTGCTGAACCAGATGATATTTGGTATGTATTTATTATTGGCAACATTTCAGAATTTGCTGCTGCCATTTTACCAGTACTCTTTTTTTCCATGCTAGGCGATTCGGCCGATTATTCCGAATGGAAAAACAATCGCCGGGCTACGGGATTGGTATATTCAGCAGGTACTTTTGCTATGAAAAGCGGTGGTGCAGTAGCGGGTGCAATTATGCTCATGATACTTAGCATTTATGGATACACGGAAGGAGGGCATGTTCAATCGCCCGAGGCTCTTATAGGTATTAAACTTAATATGAGTGTAGTACCGGTTGTTTTTATCGCTTTGGCATGTGTTGTAATGATGTTTTATCCACTAAGCAAACAGCTCATGGAGCAGGTTGAAAATGAATTACAACAAAGACGAAATAATCTTAATTTGAATAATTAA
- a CDS encoding sigma-70 family RNA polymerase sigma factor encodes MRQLKITKSITNRESASLDKYLQEIGKEVLITVEEEVELAQRIKKGDRYALEQLTRANLRFVVSVAKQYQNQGLSLPDLINEGNLGLIKAAEKFDETRGFKFISYAVWWIRQSILQALAEQSRIVRLPLNQVGSLNKLNKAFNKFEQENERTPTPEELAETLDLPKEKIADTMRVSGRHVSVDAPFVEGEDNSLLDVLVNNDSPKADSKLIGESLNREIERSLSTLTERERDIIKLFFGIGVQEMTLEEIGERFGLTRERVRQIKEKAIRRLRHTSRSKLLKGYLG; translated from the coding sequence ATGAGACAGTTAAAGATCACAAAGTCAATTACTAATCGTGAGAGTGCCTCGCTTGATAAGTATTTGCAGGAGATTGGTAAAGAAGTGCTTATCACTGTAGAAGAGGAGGTTGAGCTGGCTCAACGCATTAAAAAGGGCGATCGCTATGCACTCGAGCAGCTTACCAGAGCCAATTTACGTTTTGTGGTATCGGTTGCTAAACAATATCAGAATCAGGGCCTCAGCCTGCCTGACCTTATCAACGAGGGAAATCTTGGTTTGATTAAGGCCGCCGAGAAATTCGACGAAACACGAGGTTTTAAGTTTATCTCCTATGCGGTGTGGTGGATCCGTCAATCGATTTTGCAAGCACTCGCAGAACAATCGCGTATTGTACGTCTACCACTGAACCAGGTAGGTTCGCTCAATAAACTCAATAAAGCCTTTAACAAGTTTGAACAGGAGAACGAAAGAACACCTACACCTGAAGAACTTGCAGAAACCCTCGATCTTCCTAAAGAAAAAATTGCCGATACGATGCGTGTATCGGGTCGTCATGTGTCGGTCGATGCCCCTTTTGTGGAAGGCGAAGACAATAGTCTGCTGGATGTGCTCGTAAACAACGACTCGCCAAAGGCCGACAGTAAACTGATTGGTGAATCACTGAATCGCGAGATTGAAAGGTCTTTGTCCACACTCACAGAGCGTGAACGCGACATTATAAAACTCTTTTTTGGAATCGGCGTGCAGGAAATGACACTCGAAGAAATTGGTGAGCGATTTGGTCTTACCCGCGAACGCGTGCGTCAAATAAAAGAAAAAGCCATCCGTCGCCTTCGTCATACATCGCGCAGTAAATTGCTCAAAGGCTATTTAGGATAA
- a CDS encoding TonB-dependent receptor, whose product MKTHLTFKTKSPATRKHLLLGWSFAVLFLFQSMLVFAQQNQVTGNLTDSDNNPIPGVSIAIKGTTKGTVSDLEGNFSIPIDSAKATLVITAIGYIGKEVEVTSNQIVNMVLEADLTELDEIVVIGYGSQKTSLVTGAISSLDNEDIEKTSSSRIEDVMQGKTPGVSITQESGSPGAGIKVRIRGTGTNGNANPLYIVDGIRMGNVNDISPADIESVEILKDAASTAIYGAEGGNGIVIITTKKGSKQEGKVNYSFSYGLQSVGKLPELLNADQYNQFQLERGFTPSQSTYNTNWIEEVFETAPMSTHNLSFSGGGEKTTYFSSFTYFNQDGIIGGDKANFKRFTSRLNVDHEVKSWLKVGTNLTYARNQRTSLNEDDEFGGIISSALLIDPYTPTHYSPADVTQGMQDLIDAGEPVRRDDDGRYFAISENVQGEMVNPFLQMDLETGLNVTDRVIGVASIEIMPLKGLTITSRPGIDFSQTNYHDWTPLYYYSQERKNTSLTVNDNIGKYYQWQWENFISYQQMFGSHNISAVLGMSAQESKDKFLNTNSGEMVREGDQYAEHDYTSDLDGLVSGNEFPNRLVSYFGRVSYDYKGKYMLQASLRNDKTSTTNVPLDGISGIFPSVSAGWTLSEEEFFPEGVVNGLKLRGSWGQNGSISSITSRARQNGQYLYTSTITSSGLRYPTSNGFIVPAEPGVLPNPDLTWETSEQTNFGLDLNLWLNRVNISADYFVKQTKDLLMFGQPPSTAGTNPAMLNAGDVENRGFEFNLGFRNNDKALKYHVNFNFTTLKNEVTKLNVPAARINGTDIGTGSWVGATAFEVGQPVWYFRGYETNGIDPATGDPIFVENGGDPNTITDEDRVYLGDPHPDFMFGATLSLEYKGFDLNIFLQGQTGHQVVYGWMRTDRLSSNMHTDFYEGRWTPTNTNATMPAADADPLMYSSDLMVKDGDYVRVKQIQLGYNLSPSLLENVKLSNMRIFISLDDYFTFTKYEGMDPEAGSPDDDSQGIDRGVYPTPRRVMFGLSVSF is encoded by the coding sequence ATGAAAACACACTTAACTTTTAAAACAAAATCCCCTGCAACACGAAAGCATCTTTTGCTAGGATGGTCGTTTGCAGTTTTGTTCTTATTTCAAAGTATGCTGGTATTTGCGCAGCAGAACCAGGTAACTGGTAATTTAACTGACAGCGATAACAATCCCATTCCAGGGGTTAGCATTGCAATAAAAGGTACCACTAAAGGTACCGTAAGTGATTTAGAAGGTAATTTCAGCATTCCTATCGATTCCGCGAAAGCAACACTTGTTATCACAGCAATCGGTTATATCGGAAAAGAAGTTGAAGTTACCAGTAATCAAATAGTCAATATGGTACTCGAAGCTGATTTAACCGAGCTGGATGAAATTGTGGTGATTGGTTATGGTTCACAGAAAACAAGTCTGGTAACAGGAGCCATTTCCAGCCTTGATAATGAAGATATCGAGAAAACATCAAGCAGTCGGATTGAGGATGTCATGCAGGGCAAAACACCCGGTGTGAGTATTACACAAGAATCCGGATCACCTGGTGCAGGTATTAAGGTGCGCATTCGAGGTACAGGTACCAATGGTAATGCGAATCCACTTTATATTGTCGATGGTATTCGTATGGGCAATGTAAACGATATTTCTCCGGCTGATATCGAATCTGTAGAGATTCTTAAAGATGCAGCCTCCACAGCCATCTATGGAGCCGAAGGCGGAAACGGTATTGTAATTATTACCACAAAAAAAGGAAGCAAACAAGAAGGAAAAGTGAATTACAGCTTTTCTTATGGACTGCAAAGTGTGGGCAAACTTCCTGAGTTGCTTAATGCCGATCAATACAATCAATTTCAGTTAGAAAGAGGTTTTACACCCAGCCAAAGCACATACAATACCAATTGGATAGAAGAGGTATTTGAAACTGCCCCAATGAGTACGCACAATTTATCCTTCTCTGGTGGCGGCGAAAAAACAACATACTTTTCTTCGTTCACTTATTTTAACCAGGATGGTATTATTGGTGGCGACAAAGCAAACTTTAAACGATTTACTTCAAGATTAAATGTGGACCACGAAGTAAAATCATGGCTAAAGGTTGGAACAAATCTTACTTATGCACGCAATCAACGTACTAGCCTGAATGAAGATGATGAGTTTGGAGGTATAATTTCTTCAGCTCTGCTCATCGACCCATATACACCTACTCATTACAGCCCTGCCGATGTAACTCAAGGCATGCAGGATCTCATTGATGCTGGAGAACCTGTAAGAAGGGATGACGATGGAAGGTATTTTGCAATATCTGAGAATGTGCAAGGCGAGATGGTGAATCCCTTTCTTCAAATGGATCTGGAAACAGGCCTTAACGTTACCGATAGGGTAATTGGTGTTGCCAGTATAGAAATTATGCCTTTAAAAGGATTAACCATTACTTCACGCCCCGGCATTGATTTTTCGCAAACAAATTATCACGACTGGACTCCTCTTTACTATTATTCGCAAGAAAGAAAAAATACCAGTCTGACTGTGAATGATAATATAGGCAAATACTATCAATGGCAATGGGAGAACTTTATAAGCTACCAACAGATGTTTGGAAGCCATAACATCAGTGCAGTGTTGGGTATGTCTGCACAAGAAAGCAAAGATAAATTCCTGAATACCAATTCGGGCGAAATGGTACGCGAAGGCGATCAGTATGCAGAACACGATTATACCAGCGATTTGGATGGTCTTGTTTCCGGCAATGAATTTCCAAACCGGCTTGTGTCCTATTTTGGTCGTGTATCTTACGATTACAAAGGAAAGTATATGCTTCAGGCATCACTTCGAAACGATAAAACTTCCACTACCAATGTTCCTTTGGATGGTATCAGCGGAATATTTCCATCGGTTTCTGCAGGTTGGACACTTAGTGAGGAAGAATTCTTTCCAGAAGGTGTTGTAAACGGTTTAAAGCTTCGGGGAAGCTGGGGCCAGAACGGAAGCATCAGTTCCATTACAAGCAGAGCCCGACAAAATGGTCAGTACTTATACACCTCTACTATAACCTCTTCTGGATTAAGATACCCCACTTCAAACGGATTTATAGTTCCGGCAGAGCCAGGTGTGTTACCTAATCCCGACCTGACCTGGGAAACAAGCGAACAAACCAACTTTGGCTTAGATTTAAACCTTTGGCTTAACAGGGTTAACATTTCGGCCGATTATTTTGTAAAACAAACCAAGGACCTTCTAATGTTTGGTCAGCCTCCATCAACCGCAGGCACCAACCCCGCAATGTTAAATGCAGGCGATGTAGAGAACCGCGGTTTTGAATTTAACCTTGGATTTAGAAATAATGATAAAGCTTTGAAATACCATGTGAATTTTAACTTTACGACCCTTAAAAACGAAGTTACAAAGCTTAATGTTCCAGCTGCCAGGATAAATGGCACTGATATAGGAACAGGATCATGGGTAGGTGCAACTGCCTTTGAAGTTGGCCAGCCTGTATGGTATTTCCGGGGATACGAAACAAACGGTATCGACCCCGCAACCGGCGACCCGATTTTTGTTGAAAACGGCGGCGATCCGAATACAATTACCGACGAAGACCGCGTGTATTTGGGCGATCCACATCCTGATTTTATGTTTGGCGCCACCTTGTCATTGGAATATAAAGGATTCGACCTTAATATTTTCTTACAGGGACAAACCGGCCACCAGGTTGTTTATGGCTGGATGCGCACCGACAGGCTTAGCTCCAACATGCACACAGATTTCTACGAGGGCCGCTGGACTCCCACCAATACCAATGCCACTATGCCCGCAGCAGATGCCGATCCCCTAATGTATTCGAGCGATCTGATGGTGAAAGACGGAGATTATGTACGCGTAAAACAAATTCAGTTGGGCTATAATCTATCACCCAGCCTTCTCGAAAACGTTAAACTATCGAATATGAGGATATTCATTTCGTTAGACGACTATTTCACCTTTACCAAATACGAAGGTATGGATCCCGAAGCTGGAAGTCCTGACGACGATAGTCAGGGAATCGACAGAGGGGTATATCCAACACCCAGAAGAGTTATGTTTGGTTTATCTGTTTCTTTCTAA
- a CDS encoding RagB/SusD family nutrient uptake outer membrane protein: protein MKTIKYKYLIALMLIFLGLSCSEDWLDIQQKGAIPQEDFYTTDAECLSALAAVYDMLQVANAQDWVSLHHMKTVLSDECNGGGENAGDQPEYHQMNEYTFTPANTKINDIWQRLYYAVYRANVVIANVEPNNEARTVIVAEAKALRAYIYFELVNLFGEVPLVLTELKPDEYLVEKTSTANIWIQIEKDLSEAIEDLPLKSENGPDNSWRIAKGFAQAMMGKALIFQEKYSEALPYLNEVIASGEYDLVADYDRVLRVENEYGTESLFELGYVTTEGHNWGNYGYWGQGRRQEQNIHLVLWGPRGGFFSGDSLGMFPGWGALPAKELAYEFFNDDDPRRAFNVLSEAEVIANYGSLRDGNNELQYQGEGFLRLKYTTFVDETSGTPGDEPALNLGTNLRIMRYAEVLLLAAEAHLGMGNGNLAAAEINKVRARESVQYTPLATATWDDLKYERATELCFEGHRFYDLVRWGDALTVLGPLGFTAKHAKFPIPQPELDANPALEQNSPW, encoded by the coding sequence ATGAAAACAATAAAATATAAATACCTTATAGCATTGATGCTGATTTTTCTGGGCCTTTCTTGCTCAGAAGATTGGTTAGACATTCAGCAGAAGGGTGCCATACCCCAGGAAGATTTTTATACTACGGATGCCGAATGTTTGTCGGCACTGGCTGCAGTGTATGATATGCTGCAAGTAGCAAATGCCCAGGACTGGGTAAGCCTTCACCACATGAAAACTGTACTCTCCGACGAATGTAACGGCGGTGGAGAGAACGCAGGCGACCAGCCCGAATACCATCAAATGAATGAATATACGTTCACACCAGCTAACACCAAAATAAACGACATTTGGCAACGACTCTACTATGCAGTTTACCGTGCAAATGTTGTAATAGCTAATGTTGAACCAAACAACGAGGCCAGAACAGTGATCGTAGCCGAAGCTAAGGCACTAAGGGCCTACATTTACTTCGAATTAGTGAATTTGTTTGGCGAAGTTCCGCTGGTGCTGACTGAACTGAAACCTGATGAATACCTGGTAGAAAAAACCTCTACTGCCAATATTTGGATTCAGATTGAAAAAGACCTTAGTGAGGCTATCGAGGATTTACCTTTAAAGTCGGAAAATGGTCCTGACAACTCCTGGCGAATTGCCAAAGGTTTTGCACAAGCAATGATGGGTAAAGCACTGATCTTTCAGGAAAAATATTCCGAAGCCCTACCCTACTTAAACGAAGTAATCGCAAGTGGCGAGTACGACCTTGTGGCTGATTACGATCGGGTTTTAAGGGTTGAAAACGAATATGGAACGGAATCTCTTTTCGAACTCGGATATGTAACAACCGAAGGGCACAACTGGGGTAATTATGGATACTGGGGTCAGGGAAGGCGTCAGGAACAAAACATTCACCTGGTATTGTGGGGTCCAAGAGGCGGCTTTTTTTCCGGAGATTCTCTGGGAATGTTTCCAGGTTGGGGAGCATTGCCTGCAAAAGAATTGGCCTATGAGTTTTTTAACGATGACGACCCAAGAAGAGCCTTCAATGTGCTTTCTGAAGCAGAAGTGATAGCCAATTATGGTAGTTTGCGAGATGGAAATAATGAATTGCAGTATCAGGGCGAAGGCTTTTTAAGATTAAAATACACCACATTCGTAGACGAAACCAGTGGCACACCCGGTGATGAACCAGCCCTTAATCTTGGAACAAACCTGCGCATTATGCGATATGCCGAAGTCTTACTTCTTGCTGCTGAAGCCCATTTAGGAATGGGCAACGGTAATCTTGCGGCTGCTGAAATCAACAAAGTAAGGGCCCGTGAAAGTGTTCAATATACACCACTTGCCACAGCTACCTGGGATGATTTAAAATACGAAAGAGCAACTGAACTTTGCTTCGAAGGCCATCGGTTTTACGACCTGGTCCGTTGGGGTGATGCACTTACTGTTCTGGGGCCACTTGGGTTTACGGCCAAGCACGCAAAATTCCCGATTCCACAACCGGAATTAGATGCCAACCCTGCTTTGGAACAAAATAGTCCTTGGTAA
- a CDS encoding Do family serine endopeptidase: MKIRNIISTLVIALIGGLIAVIAYTKLIPAKENVVKTIIERPVGFAGFSDENGNTVSFVPAAKNSVEAVVHVKTQSEVTSYNPILDFFYGDAYRQTQPVVGFGSGVIISNDGYIVTNNHVVAGSEQIWATLNDKREFKAKLIGTDPSTDLALLKIEGSDFQYIPWGNSDQIQVGEWVLAVGNPFNLTSTVTAGIVSAKGKNIGIIQDQYRLESFIQTDAAVNRGNSGGALVNINGELVGINTAIVSPSGGYAGISFAVPVSIVQKVVRDLIEFGAVQRAILGVSIQDISSELAKEKGFEKIEGVYVSEVREEGAAKAAGIEAGDIILKINDVQVNSSGELQEQVSRYRPNDKISVEIKRGGKTKLFEVTLRNLQGSTEIVKVDSNNEVLGARFTELTSEDKNKLGITSGIKIAELKTGKLRAEGIREGFIITQVNNRKVSSVNDLREIIKNTRGGVYIEGIYPDGVVAYYAFGL, from the coding sequence ATGAAAATTAGAAACATAATCTCTACGCTTGTAATTGCCCTCATTGGGGGTTTAATTGCTGTAATAGCTTATACAAAGCTGATTCCGGCCAAGGAGAATGTGGTAAAAACCATTATCGAGAGGCCGGTGGGTTTTGCAGGTTTTTCCGACGAGAACGGAAACACAGTGAGTTTTGTTCCCGCTGCCAAAAATTCAGTTGAAGCAGTGGTACATGTAAAAACACAATCTGAAGTTACGAGCTACAACCCTATTTTAGATTTTTTCTATGGCGATGCTTACCGGCAGACCCAGCCAGTTGTAGGTTTTGGTTCAGGGGTTATTATTTCGAACGATGGATATATTGTAACCAATAACCACGTGGTGGCCGGCAGTGAACAAATATGGGCTACGCTAAACGATAAACGCGAGTTTAAGGCTAAGCTCATTGGCACCGACCCAAGCACCGATCTGGCACTTTTAAAAATTGAAGGAAGCGATTTTCAATATATTCCGTGGGGTAACAGCGACCAGATTCAGGTTGGCGAATGGGTTTTGGCAGTGGGCAACCCTTTCAATTTAACTTCTACGGTAACAGCCGGCATAGTGAGTGCTAAGGGTAAAAACATTGGAATTATTCAGGATCAATATCGCTTAGAATCGTTTATACAAACCGATGCGGCTGTAAATAGGGGAAACAGTGGTGGTGCTTTGGTTAATATCAATGGTGAGCTTGTAGGAATTAATACAGCCATTGTATCTCCCTCGGGAGGTTATGCCGGAATTTCTTTTGCAGTGCCTGTAAGCATTGTGCAAAAAGTGGTGCGCGACCTTATTGAATTTGGCGCAGTACAAAGAGCTATACTGGGAGTATCGATACAGGATATAAGCTCGGAATTGGCAAAGGAAAAGGGATTTGAAAAAATTGAAGGAGTTTATGTTTCAGAAGTTCGTGAAGAAGGTGCTGCAAAAGCAGCGGGAATTGAAGCCGGCGATATCATTCTAAAAATTAACGATGTGCAGGTAAACAGTTCCGGCGAATTGCAGGAGCAGGTAAGTCGCTACAGGCCTAATGATAAGATATCGGTTGAAATAAAAAGAGGTGGAAAAACGAAACTTTTTGAAGTAACCCTTCGTAATTTGCAAGGTAGTACAGAGATTGTAAAAGTAGACAGCAACAACGAAGTACTGGGTGCAAGATTTACTGAACTTACTTCAGAAGATAAAAATAAACTTGGAATTACCAGCGGAATTAAAATTGCCGAGCTTAAAACGGGTAAATTACGCGCGGAAGGTATACGAGAAGGATTCATAATTACTCAGGTCAACAACCGGAAAGTAAGCTCGGTGAATGATCTGAGAGAAATAATAAAAAATACAAGAGGTGGGGTATATATCGAGGGGATTTATCCGGATGGTGTAGTGGCATATTATGCTTTCGGGCTTTAA
- a CDS encoding NUDIX hydrolase encodes MVTLIVPNISVDCVVFGFDGENLNILLIERELIAPDGKVKFKDHTLTGYHINRDENLDEAASHILYQLTGLRDIYLEQGFTFGDTKRLLNERDQEWIKHLNLNIDNRTITIVYFSLIDNTKVELSETHRKASWYPVHNLPDLGFDHGEIIKKTMEVLKVKARMEPIIFELLPDKFTLSQMQKAYEAVLDTKLDRRNFRKKVSQMRFIVPLKEKQKGVAHKPAELYFFSREVYERTKKERFVITI; translated from the coding sequence ATCGTGACTTTGATTGTACCAAATATTTCTGTCGATTGTGTGGTTTTTGGTTTCGATGGCGAAAACCTGAATATACTTCTTATTGAACGGGAGTTAATTGCTCCCGATGGAAAGGTGAAGTTTAAAGACCATACGCTTACAGGTTACCATATAAATCGCGATGAAAACCTCGACGAGGCAGCTAGTCATATCTTGTATCAGCTTACCGGGCTAAGAGATATTTATCTTGAACAGGGTTTTACCTTCGGCGACACAAAGCGCTTGCTAAACGAACGTGATCAGGAATGGATTAAACACTTAAACCTTAATATCGACAATCGCACCATTACTATTGTATATTTTTCTTTAATTGATAATACCAAAGTTGAACTTTCCGAAACCCATCGAAAAGCATCCTGGTACCCGGTTCACAATTTACCCGACCTGGGTTTTGACCATGGCGAGATTATTAAAAAGACCATGGAAGTGCTGAAAGTTAAAGCCAGAATGGAACCTATTATATTTGAATTACTTCCGGATAAGTTTACTTTATCGCAAATGCAAAAAGCTTATGAGGCTGTGCTTGATACAAAGCTCGACAGAAGGAATTTCAGAAAAAAAGTAAGCCAAATGCGATTCATAGTGCCGCTTAAAGAAAAACAAAAAGGAGTTGCCCATAAACCAGCAGAATTATACTTTTTTAGCAGGGAAGTATATGAACGCACAAAGAAAGAGCGGTTTGTTATCACAATATAG
- a CDS encoding diaminopimelate epimerase, whose amino-acid sequence MNLPFYKYQGAGNDFVIVDNRHGMFDRGNQQLIQILCNRRFGIGADGLMLLQDKAGYDFEMVYFNSDGKEGSMCGNGGRCIVAFAQNLGLIKNTTRFLAADGEHLAELINTQQVNLKMSDVTQVEINEDFYYLNTGSPHYVKFVKGIEALDVYSLGRQIRYNERFKANGTNVNFVEEINHRLMVRTYERGVEDETLACGTGITASAIAFSMATGETREKYDMKALGGDLIVRFTREENRFTNIWLEGPATFVFKGEITL is encoded by the coding sequence ATGAATCTGCCTTTCTACAAATACCAGGGTGCCGGAAACGATTTTGTGATAGTAGATAACCGCCATGGTATGTTCGACCGAGGTAACCAGCAACTCATACAAATCCTGTGCAACCGGCGTTTTGGCATTGGTGCCGATGGGCTTATGCTTTTGCAGGACAAAGCAGGCTATGATTTTGAAATGGTCTATTTTAATTCCGACGGAAAGGAAGGTAGCATGTGTGGCAATGGCGGGCGTTGTATAGTAGCCTTTGCACAAAACCTTGGACTTATAAAAAACACTACACGATTTCTGGCAGCCGATGGCGAACACCTTGCTGAGTTGATCAACACACAGCAAGTGAACTTAAAAATGAGCGATGTGACCCAGGTGGAGATCAATGAAGATTTTTATTACCTCAATACCGGCTCTCCGCATTATGTAAAATTTGTAAAAGGAATTGAAGCACTCGATGTATATTCACTGGGTCGCCAGATACGCTACAACGAACGCTTTAAAGCCAATGGCACGAATGTTAATTTTGTAGAGGAAATCAACCACAGGCTCATGGTGCGTACCTATGAGCGTGGCGTGGAAGATGAAACCCTGGCATGCGGAACGGGTATTACTGCATCGGCCATTGCATTTTCGATGGCAACCGGTGAAACCCGCGAAAAATATGATATGAAAGCCCTTGGTGGAGACTTAATTGTGCGATTTACCCGCGAAGAAAACCGCTTTACCAACATCTGGCTCGAAGGGCCTGCAACCTTTGTTTTTAAAGGTGAAATTACCTTGTAG